In Larimichthys crocea isolate SSNF chromosome VII, L_crocea_2.0, whole genome shotgun sequence, the genomic stretch AGGAAAATGTTGTTCTGCACTGGAAcactcagacaaaaaaaaaaaacacaaacacactttcatttcatttcctttaatCGCTCTTGGAGTTTATTTTATAACATGTTTTCCTGCAGACAAATCGTTTCCTCCATACATGTGACTCGCGtccttaaagaaaaaaaaaacaatgttacgTGACAATGAACCATTATTCTGTCTTTGTATCACCTTTTCTGGACCTGCTGCCAAACCTGTGACGTCACCGGCCTggttgtgtaaatatatatacacaaacaacgGCAACGCAGTGCGAGCATAATCCAATAAAAATCTTGACAGACACTGGCAGAAAAGCAGAAATTCCCTCATCTGTACACTCGTGTTGGTCGTGTCGGccgcacacacacgctctgtgtgtaaaaatgtcactttggGCGCTCAGGATGATTGGAACATTGGCCTTAAAGGAGCTGGGAGGAATCCACTTTATAATTCATGTCACTGTTCAATTGATtcaggatgtgtttttttttttttttctgaatgcaATGTCCTGCCAACGCTTTCATTATGCAATCTGCCAACAGGCTGGAGTAAATTAGAAGCTCTCTGGCTCTCAGACGGGTTCAAAGCGGAGGTCAGAAACAAAACgaaaaaacagcagagtgaCGACAGATGATTAGTCGTCATCagttttgcttttcttcttctttttcttcttctttttcgcGGAGTCCTCCGCGACGTCGCCGTGTAAAGTGTCTGTTGGTTCACATTTCACCGttacctcctccaccttcacacAGTTCTccacaccctcctccacctcctctcgctctctgtccttctttttcctcttcttcttcctcttctcctccaaaACGCCGCCCTCCTCCACCATGGCTTGGTCCTGAATTTCAGTTACAGGCTCCTCTTTCACCCTCACCTCCACTGTCgactcctcttcctgctccgtCTTTATTcgcttctctttctttttcttcttcttctttttcctcccttcctcctcctcctcatcctcgtcCTCCTGCTTTGTTTCTCCTATCAGTCGCTTGCCTGGCAGGGAGCGGGGAGTTGCAGAGGAGGGTCCGATGGCAGCTCCATCTGTCTGAGTCTCTGCCACGCAGGTCAGCGTGGGGGTCTTACTACCGAAGGGGTGGAATCGCTGTTTCAGCCCGGGCGGTATGGAGGGAGCTGGATCAGCGGGGATGACCTGAGGGGCTTGGTTGGCGCTGCTGTCTCCAtagctctcacacacatttagcaGGCCTGAAAAAGTGGGACCAAAAACCACGCCACTGGACGACTCCTTGTCACTGGTGAGCAGGCAGAGCTCTGAGGTGACGTGAGTGGACGCGAGGACGCTGTAGATCTGCTGACCACTCCCGGTCTTGACTCCACCTGCCGCGGCGGGAACCTTCAGGGTCTGCAGACCCGAGAGGGGCACCTTGATCCCACTGAAactggatggagggaggagaggcgGTGTTAGAAAAGCAAGCCAGGAAAAGTTTACTCCAAGCTACATCATTTTCTCAGACTGCTACTGAATTTGGGGCAGCTCTCTGAaacctccagctccacctgctggTCCCAACGGACGTAAACTGCCCCACTGTCACTTCACACTGAGTCTGTCTTACCTCTGCTGCCACATAAATTACTGCTGAGAGGCCCAGTGAATCAGATTTTATAGcctccatttacagaatattcagaagttaatatttatgtttttatgagtgaATAATctcctgaaaataagaatgtcTGTGAGGGAGACTGAAAGGCTGCTGACGGACACTCAGATCTGTTCAGTCATATTTCTGTACCATGATGTGgtaacattttaataaagttgttgttttacaCCTTCATAACAGGTTCTTGAGAATTGGAAAAACGTCACATTTGTATTGCAATGAATCAAGTCTGCACCTCGAGTGGACTCTCCGGATGTTTGCAGAAAGTCCACGAGGCTCGTCTAGACTGATTGAACTGA encodes the following:
- the polr1g gene encoding DNA-directed RNA polymerase I subunit RPA34, whose product is MPKDISSSSEDEADRPPVKSALKQKESGGGASSAATAQKPSRFQCPADFVSFCHKPCSSTLTESLKSNKNELWLIKAPASFNPECFSGIKVPLSGLQTLKVPAAAGGVKTGSGQQIYSVLASTHVTSELCLLTSDKESSSGVVFGPTFSGLLNVCESYGDSSANQAPQVIPADPAPSIPPGLKQRFHPFGSKTPTLTCVAETQTDGAAIGPSSATPRSLPGKRLIGETKQEDEDEEEEEGRKKKKKKKKEKRIKTEQEEESTVEVRVKEEPVTEIQDQAMVEEGGVLEEKRKKKRKKKDREREEVEEGVENCVKVEEVTVKCEPTDTLHGDVAEDSAKKKKKKKKKSKTDDD